One Megalopta genalis isolate 19385.01 chromosome 5, iyMegGena1_principal, whole genome shotgun sequence DNA window includes the following coding sequences:
- the RhoGAP100F gene encoding rho GTPase activating protein at 100F isoform X15 gives MDTRTATKRATKTIAGWTEDTEARWKEEHRDVWTPEPARDRGADGSVKPEELGPGTTDEGSNKRGCKSAAQVWMSLLSLCDRMCGSAAWLVLFTCLHGEGRGEVTDISASPGRQAPANQLRPKEPPPMVIQGDFRKKGLSLQVSGISSEIFKQIETVENDHDAATAAALEAVDRRGEMVVRVIEPRQMGRKASEAAKKFIAMQDPKQPIHFVEIIKRPGQTLGLYIREGNGVDRNDGVFISRIALETAVYNSGCLKVGDEILAVNLVDVTHMSLDDVVIIMSIPRRLVLATRHGQHQPVSHSRQTEHKAPPVVVIKRELNEDESDHATSNHIRDSNRRRGDGREMLPSRSKLGLTGLGSSQDLGSSNGDLYYNSRPEGHWSYQPPPPPVITHQPKPSATQHFQPYERGYPKTLESLAEKDFTKVHSFYTGPVMPSNGGRRMSTGAGMQSVGSRLSGQTQSSHYGYSQHTASGRIMPRSGSDQHLPRVDYTSITTPARHTLLRSSLKSAGYLAGTSGLRYTTRYGTQADTTSTQRQGQFGTLTRRHRPPLDYASDTEATCSSSPKSAYYYYRHNMNNPSQSSAVSHLATLSRSQIGQSSSGLRSNSLPRSSRTLPQQPGLRSGLSTVASGLIDQEDSDGALSAPELPSIRRDRGRIPSSPSVFTSDEYRAWLSRTPSTSALYEQIRATTTRPPRYTYSAENIHAAANQGEYGSYGAYRPLSSTLDRLSTRSASAQQVNLANLRASTAISSTCHRGATNPRPASVASSARTSLTNQKPSLSSSTAQRATSIRRIRNPLDLESTRSIPTPTPTRTQDQRLLDINPAEFLKYKIEKPPTVGTPSSTSSLLSSLGEASGGDLAGGVSGLLWVHLLAGRGLRSTTSSSAATTPSTPSGQPNLASCGLRDLYCVLECDRVHKARTVVRTGDLMFDWDETFELDLVGNRQLDLLVYSWDPQYRHKLCYKGSVHLATLLKESPVHQLAVKVEPRGTIYLKLRYTDAQQTFRRRGLPVISLATRVAPLFGVDLDTVVSRETKTGGVPGGVSTALAMGVPNVPIIVWRCVEEVERRGLDIIGQCLYRLCGSATKKRILREAFERNARSVNLSPDNVPDINVITGVLKDYLRELPEPLFTKCLYQMMVDALAVCLPDDPQGNAKLMFSILDCLPKVNRCTLIYLLDHLAMVVSQCNKMSPASLAVCFGPVLMLHSEETRPPLDFQQPIAVLKYLLEIWPVKSDSSEDFFSRFSASSSYASSRAQQQSASAAAAAAAAAAAAAATGATTGTPSTAGNIGTHRAALAAATLTSSTAPNYNNRSPRALHSSSAAGQASAGDSLVTRFT, from the exons ATGGATACGCGGACCGCCACGAAACGCGCTACCAAGACCATCGCAGGGTGGACTGAGGACACCGAGGCCCGGTGGAAGGAGGAGCACCGGGACGTCTGGACGCCGGAACCGGCCAGGGACAGGGGCGCTGACGGCTCCGTGAAGCCCGAGGAGCTTGGTCCTGGGACCACGGACGAAGGCTCGAACAAAAGGGGCTGCAAATCGGCCGCGCAAGTCTGGATGTCCCTGTTGTCGCTCTGCGACCGGATGTGCGGCTCCGCCGCGTGGCTCGTGCTCTTCACATGCCTCCACGGG GAGGGCCGGGGAGAAGTGACAGACATAAGCGCAAGTCCTGGGAGGCAGGCACCTGCCAACCAGTTGCGCCCCAAGGAACCACCCCCCATGGTCATCCAAGGAGACTTCAGGAAG AAGGGCCTGTCGTTGCAGGTGAGCGGGATCAGCTCAGAGATCTTCAAGCAAATCGAGACCGTCGAGAACGATCATGACGCCGCGACAGCAGCGGCCCTCGAGGCCGTCGACCGGAGGGGTGAGATGGTCGTCAGGGTCATCGAGCCGCGACAAATGGGCAGGAAGGCATCCGAAGCGGCGAAAAAGTTCATTGCCATGCAG GACCCGAAGCAGCCCATCCACTTTGTCGAGATAATCAAAAGGCCAGGGCAGACGCTCGGGCTCTATATACGGGAGGGAAACGGCGTCGACAGGAACGACGGTGTCTTTATCTCGAGGATAGCCCTGGAGACCGCCGTCTATAACAGCGGCTGTTTGAAG GTAGGGGACGAGATCCTGGCGGTGAACCTGGTCGACGTGACGCACATGAGCCTGGACGACGTGGTGATCATAATGTCGATACCCAGGAGGCTAGTTCTGGCCACGAGACACGGCCAGCATCAGCCAGTTTCGCACAGTCGCCAAACGGAGCACAAGGCGCCGCCGGTTGTCGTCATCAAGAGGGAACTGAACGAGGACGAGAGCGATCATGCAACGAGTAACCACATCAG AGACAGCAATCGCAGGCGCGGCGACGGTCGCGAGATGCTGCCGTCTAGGTCGAAATTGGGATTGACGGGTCTAGGATCTAGTCAGGACTTGGGATCCAGCAACGGCGATCTCTACTACAACTCCAGACCGGAAGGACACTGGTCCTAccaaccgccgccgccgccggtgaTCACGCATCAGCCGAAACCATCGGCAACGCAGCACTTCCAGCCCTACGAGCGTGGATATCCGAAAACGTTGGAGAGCCTGGCGGAAAAA GATTTCACAAAG GTACACTCATTTTACACGGGGCCGGTAATGCCCTCGAACGGCGGTCGCCGAATGTCAACGGGGGCAGGCATGCAGTCGGTGGGCAGCAGATTGTCGGGGCAAACGCAGTCGTCGCACTATGGTTACAGTCAGCACACCGCCAGCGGGAGGATCATGCCCAGAAGTGGATCGGACCAGCATCTGCCACGGGTCGACTACACCAGCATAACTACTCCGGCTAGACACACTTTACTTAGATCCAGCTTGAAATCAG CCGGCTACCTTGCAGGAACATCGGGATTGAGATACACGACGAGGTACGGCACCCAAGCGGACACAACCAGCACCCAGAGACAGGGTCAGTTCGGCACCTTGACAAGGAGGCACCGGCCGCCATTGGACTACGCGTCCGACACGGAGGCGACGTGTTCCAGCTCGCCCAAATCGGCGTACTATTACTACAGGCACAACATGAACAATCCTTCGCAGAGCAGCGCTGTCTCGCACCTCGCGACGCTGTCCAGGTCGCAGATTGGTCAGAGTTCCTCGG GTTTGAGATCCAACTCCTTGCCTCGCAGCAGCAGAACGTTGCCTCAGCAGCCCGGCCTTAGGTCCGGCCTTAGCACGGTAGCATCAGGGTTAATAGACCAGGAGGACAGCGACGGGGCACTGTCGGCACCCGAATTGCCTTCCATTCGACGTGACAGAG GGAGGATACCGTCATCACCTAGTGTGTTCACATCGGACGAGTACAGAGCATGGTTGAGTCGAACACCCAGCACGAGTGCACTGTACGAACAGATCAGGGCGACCACGACTAGGCCACCCCGCTACACCTACAGCGCAGAGAACATCCACGCAGCTGCGAATCAG GGCGAGTATGGCAGCTACGGTGCATACAGACCACTGTCGAGCACCCTGGACCGACTGTCGACGAGGTCCGCCTCCGCGCAACAGGTGAACCTGGCGAACCTTAGAGCATCGACAGCCATAAGCTCCACGTGTCACCGAGGGGCGACGAACCCAAGACCGGCCTCGGTTGCATCCAGCGCGCGCACGTCGCTGACGAACCAGAAACCGTCTCTGTCGAGCTCCACGGCGCAGAGAGCCACCTCCATCAGGAGGATCAGGAACCCGCTGGACCTGGAGTCAACGAGAAGTATACCCACCCCCACGCCTACTAGAACTCAGGATCAAAGACTGTTAGATATTAACCCTGCAG AGTTCCTCAAGTATAAGATAGAGAAGCCTCCCACTGTAGGGACTCCAAGCTCGACCAGTTCCCTCTTGAGTTCCCTAGGGGAAGCCAGCGGCGGCGACCTGGCTGGTGGGGTCAGCGGACTGCTCTGGGTCCATCTGCTCGCCGGACGGGGCCTCAGGTCGACAACGTCATCGTCGGCGGCCACCACGCCCTCCACGCCATCAGGTCAGCCTAACCTAG CCAGCTGTGGATTGAGAGACCTGTACTGCGTGCTGGAGTGCGACAGGGTGCACAAGGCGAGGACAGTGGTGCGGACTGGCGACCTGATGTTCGACTGGGACGAGACCTTCGAGCTGGATCTCGTTGGTAACCGGCAGTTGGACCTGCTAGTGTACTCCTGGGACCCCCAGTACAGGCACAAGCTCTGCTACAAGGGCTCGGTGCACCTGGCCACCCTCCTCAAGGAGTCGCCGGTGCACCAGCTGGCTGTTAAAGTTGAACCACGCGGCACTATCTACCTGAAGCTGCGGTACACCGACGCCCAACAGACCTTCAGGAGGAGGGGACTCCCAGTTATATCGTTGGCCACCAGAGTGGCTCCCCTCTTCGGAGTTGATCTTGACACTGTG GTGAGTCGGGAGACCAAAACTGGCGGAGTTCCCGGGGGAGTGTCCACTGCCCTGGCGATGGGTGTGCCAAACGTTCCCATAATCGTCTGGCGCTGCGTGGAGGAGGTCGAGAGACGGGGCCTTGACATCATTGGTCAGT GTTTGTACAGACTGTGTGGGTCGGCGACGAAGAAGAGGATACTGAGGGAAGCGTTCGAGAGGAATGCCCGGTCGGTGAATCTGTCACCCGACAACGTACCCGACATCAACGTCATCACAG GTGTGCTGAAGGACTATCTACGAGAACTTCCAGAACCACTCTTCACGAAGTGCCTCTACCAGATGATGGTCGACGCACTGGCCGTCTGTCTGCCCGACGATCCACAGGGCAACGCTAAGCTGATGTTTAGTATCCTGGACTGTCTGCCGAAAGTGAACAGG TGTACACTGATTTACCTGCTGGACCACTTGGCAATGGTAGTGTCGCAGTGCAACAAGATGTCGCCGGCCAGCCTGGCAGTGTGCTTCGGGCCAGTCCTGATGCTGCACTCCGAAGAGACCAGACCTCCGCTGGACTTCCAGCAGCCGATCGCCGTGCTGAAGTACCTGCTGGAGATCTGGCCAGTTAAGTCAG ACAGTTCGGAAGATTTCTTCAGTCGCTTCAGCGCTTCCTCGAGTTATGCCAGCAGTCGAGCACAGCAACAGTCAGCATCAGCTGCAGCCGCAGCAGCAGCCGCAGCCGCCGCAGCTGCAGCAACAGGTGCAACAACAGGTACACCATCAACTGCAGGGAACATTGGGACGCACAGGGCTGCCCTGGCAGCAGCAACACTCACTTCATCAACAGCCCCCAACTACAATAACCGCAGCCCTCGCGCCCTCCACTCGTCCTCCGCCGCCGGTCAAGCCTCGGCAG
- the RhoGAP100F gene encoding rho GTPase activating protein at 100F isoform X13, with the protein MDTRTATKRATKTIAGWTEDTEARWKEEHRDVWTPEPARDRGADGSVKPEELGPGTTDEGSNKRGCKSAAQVWMSLLSLCDRMCGSAAWLVLFTCLHGEGRGEVTDISASPGRQAPANQLRPKEPPPMVIQGDFRKKGLSLQVSGISSEIFKQIETVENDHDAATAAALEAVDRRGEMVVRVIEPRQMGRKASEAAKKFIAMQDPKQPIHFVEIIKRPGQTLGLYIREGNGVDRNDGVFISRIALETAVYNSGCLKVGDEILAVNLVDVTHMSLDDVVIIMSIPRRLVLATRHGQHQPVSHSRQTEHKAPPVVVIKRELNEDESDHATSNHIRDSNRRRGDGREMLPSRSKLGLTGLGSSQDLGSSNGDLYYNSRPEGHWSYQPPPPPVITHQPKPSATQHFQPYERGYPKTLESLAEKDFTKVHSFYTGPVMPSNGGRRMSTGAGMQSVGSRLSGQTQSSHYGYSQHTASGRIMPRSGSDQHLPRVDYTSITTPARHTLLRSSLKSAGYLAGTSGLRYTTRYGTQADTTSTQRQGQFGTLTRRHRPPLDYASDTEATCSSSPKSAYYYYRHNMNNPSQSSAVSHLATLSRSQIGQSSSGLRSNSLPRSSRTLPQQPGLRSGLSTVASGLIDQEDSDGALSAPELPSIRRDRGRIPSSPSVFTSDEYRAWLSRTPSTSALYEQIRATTTRPPRYTYSAENIHAAANQGEYGSYGAYRPLSSTLDRLSTRSASAQQVNLANLRASTAISSTCHRGATNPRPASVASSARTSLTNQKPSLSSSTAQRATSIRRIRNPLDLESTRSIPTPTPTRTQDQRLLDINPAEFLKYKIEKPPTVGTPSSTSSLLSSLGEASGGDLAGGVSGLLWVHLLAGRGLRSTTSSSAATTPSTPSGQPNLASCGLRDLYCVLECDRVHKARTVVRTGDLMFDWDETFELDLVGNRQLDLLVYSWDPQYRHKLCYKGSVHLATLLKESPVHQLAVKVEPRGTIYLKLRYTDAQQTFRRRGLPVISLATRVAPLFGVDLDTVVSRETKTGGVPGGVSTALAMGVPNVPIIVWRCVEEVERRGLDIIGQCLYRLCGSATKKRILREAFERNARSVNLSPDNVPDINVITGVLKDYLRELPEPLFTKCLYQMMVDALAVCLPDDPQGNAKLMFSILDCLPKVNRCTLIYLLDHLAMVVSQCNKMSPASLAVCFGPVLMLHSEETRPPLDFQQPIAVLKYLLEIWPVKSDSSEDFFSRFSASSSYASSRAQQQSASAAAAAAAAAAAAAATGATTGTPSTAGNIGTHRAALAAATLTSSTAPNYNNRSPRALHSSSAAGQASAEQAQIAGSTKPLTAQRRRFLHR; encoded by the exons ATGGATACGCGGACCGCCACGAAACGCGCTACCAAGACCATCGCAGGGTGGACTGAGGACACCGAGGCCCGGTGGAAGGAGGAGCACCGGGACGTCTGGACGCCGGAACCGGCCAGGGACAGGGGCGCTGACGGCTCCGTGAAGCCCGAGGAGCTTGGTCCTGGGACCACGGACGAAGGCTCGAACAAAAGGGGCTGCAAATCGGCCGCGCAAGTCTGGATGTCCCTGTTGTCGCTCTGCGACCGGATGTGCGGCTCCGCCGCGTGGCTCGTGCTCTTCACATGCCTCCACGGG GAGGGCCGGGGAGAAGTGACAGACATAAGCGCAAGTCCTGGGAGGCAGGCACCTGCCAACCAGTTGCGCCCCAAGGAACCACCCCCCATGGTCATCCAAGGAGACTTCAGGAAG AAGGGCCTGTCGTTGCAGGTGAGCGGGATCAGCTCAGAGATCTTCAAGCAAATCGAGACCGTCGAGAACGATCATGACGCCGCGACAGCAGCGGCCCTCGAGGCCGTCGACCGGAGGGGTGAGATGGTCGTCAGGGTCATCGAGCCGCGACAAATGGGCAGGAAGGCATCCGAAGCGGCGAAAAAGTTCATTGCCATGCAG GACCCGAAGCAGCCCATCCACTTTGTCGAGATAATCAAAAGGCCAGGGCAGACGCTCGGGCTCTATATACGGGAGGGAAACGGCGTCGACAGGAACGACGGTGTCTTTATCTCGAGGATAGCCCTGGAGACCGCCGTCTATAACAGCGGCTGTTTGAAG GTAGGGGACGAGATCCTGGCGGTGAACCTGGTCGACGTGACGCACATGAGCCTGGACGACGTGGTGATCATAATGTCGATACCCAGGAGGCTAGTTCTGGCCACGAGACACGGCCAGCATCAGCCAGTTTCGCACAGTCGCCAAACGGAGCACAAGGCGCCGCCGGTTGTCGTCATCAAGAGGGAACTGAACGAGGACGAGAGCGATCATGCAACGAGTAACCACATCAG AGACAGCAATCGCAGGCGCGGCGACGGTCGCGAGATGCTGCCGTCTAGGTCGAAATTGGGATTGACGGGTCTAGGATCTAGTCAGGACTTGGGATCCAGCAACGGCGATCTCTACTACAACTCCAGACCGGAAGGACACTGGTCCTAccaaccgccgccgccgccggtgaTCACGCATCAGCCGAAACCATCGGCAACGCAGCACTTCCAGCCCTACGAGCGTGGATATCCGAAAACGTTGGAGAGCCTGGCGGAAAAA GATTTCACAAAG GTACACTCATTTTACACGGGGCCGGTAATGCCCTCGAACGGCGGTCGCCGAATGTCAACGGGGGCAGGCATGCAGTCGGTGGGCAGCAGATTGTCGGGGCAAACGCAGTCGTCGCACTATGGTTACAGTCAGCACACCGCCAGCGGGAGGATCATGCCCAGAAGTGGATCGGACCAGCATCTGCCACGGGTCGACTACACCAGCATAACTACTCCGGCTAGACACACTTTACTTAGATCCAGCTTGAAATCAG CCGGCTACCTTGCAGGAACATCGGGATTGAGATACACGACGAGGTACGGCACCCAAGCGGACACAACCAGCACCCAGAGACAGGGTCAGTTCGGCACCTTGACAAGGAGGCACCGGCCGCCATTGGACTACGCGTCCGACACGGAGGCGACGTGTTCCAGCTCGCCCAAATCGGCGTACTATTACTACAGGCACAACATGAACAATCCTTCGCAGAGCAGCGCTGTCTCGCACCTCGCGACGCTGTCCAGGTCGCAGATTGGTCAGAGTTCCTCGG GTTTGAGATCCAACTCCTTGCCTCGCAGCAGCAGAACGTTGCCTCAGCAGCCCGGCCTTAGGTCCGGCCTTAGCACGGTAGCATCAGGGTTAATAGACCAGGAGGACAGCGACGGGGCACTGTCGGCACCCGAATTGCCTTCCATTCGACGTGACAGAG GGAGGATACCGTCATCACCTAGTGTGTTCACATCGGACGAGTACAGAGCATGGTTGAGTCGAACACCCAGCACGAGTGCACTGTACGAACAGATCAGGGCGACCACGACTAGGCCACCCCGCTACACCTACAGCGCAGAGAACATCCACGCAGCTGCGAATCAG GGCGAGTATGGCAGCTACGGTGCATACAGACCACTGTCGAGCACCCTGGACCGACTGTCGACGAGGTCCGCCTCCGCGCAACAGGTGAACCTGGCGAACCTTAGAGCATCGACAGCCATAAGCTCCACGTGTCACCGAGGGGCGACGAACCCAAGACCGGCCTCGGTTGCATCCAGCGCGCGCACGTCGCTGACGAACCAGAAACCGTCTCTGTCGAGCTCCACGGCGCAGAGAGCCACCTCCATCAGGAGGATCAGGAACCCGCTGGACCTGGAGTCAACGAGAAGTATACCCACCCCCACGCCTACTAGAACTCAGGATCAAAGACTGTTAGATATTAACCCTGCAG AGTTCCTCAAGTATAAGATAGAGAAGCCTCCCACTGTAGGGACTCCAAGCTCGACCAGTTCCCTCTTGAGTTCCCTAGGGGAAGCCAGCGGCGGCGACCTGGCTGGTGGGGTCAGCGGACTGCTCTGGGTCCATCTGCTCGCCGGACGGGGCCTCAGGTCGACAACGTCATCGTCGGCGGCCACCACGCCCTCCACGCCATCAGGTCAGCCTAACCTAG CCAGCTGTGGATTGAGAGACCTGTACTGCGTGCTGGAGTGCGACAGGGTGCACAAGGCGAGGACAGTGGTGCGGACTGGCGACCTGATGTTCGACTGGGACGAGACCTTCGAGCTGGATCTCGTTGGTAACCGGCAGTTGGACCTGCTAGTGTACTCCTGGGACCCCCAGTACAGGCACAAGCTCTGCTACAAGGGCTCGGTGCACCTGGCCACCCTCCTCAAGGAGTCGCCGGTGCACCAGCTGGCTGTTAAAGTTGAACCACGCGGCACTATCTACCTGAAGCTGCGGTACACCGACGCCCAACAGACCTTCAGGAGGAGGGGACTCCCAGTTATATCGTTGGCCACCAGAGTGGCTCCCCTCTTCGGAGTTGATCTTGACACTGTG GTGAGTCGGGAGACCAAAACTGGCGGAGTTCCCGGGGGAGTGTCCACTGCCCTGGCGATGGGTGTGCCAAACGTTCCCATAATCGTCTGGCGCTGCGTGGAGGAGGTCGAGAGACGGGGCCTTGACATCATTGGTCAGT GTTTGTACAGACTGTGTGGGTCGGCGACGAAGAAGAGGATACTGAGGGAAGCGTTCGAGAGGAATGCCCGGTCGGTGAATCTGTCACCCGACAACGTACCCGACATCAACGTCATCACAG GTGTGCTGAAGGACTATCTACGAGAACTTCCAGAACCACTCTTCACGAAGTGCCTCTACCAGATGATGGTCGACGCACTGGCCGTCTGTCTGCCCGACGATCCACAGGGCAACGCTAAGCTGATGTTTAGTATCCTGGACTGTCTGCCGAAAGTGAACAGG TGTACACTGATTTACCTGCTGGACCACTTGGCAATGGTAGTGTCGCAGTGCAACAAGATGTCGCCGGCCAGCCTGGCAGTGTGCTTCGGGCCAGTCCTGATGCTGCACTCCGAAGAGACCAGACCTCCGCTGGACTTCCAGCAGCCGATCGCCGTGCTGAAGTACCTGCTGGAGATCTGGCCAGTTAAGTCAG ACAGTTCGGAAGATTTCTTCAGTCGCTTCAGCGCTTCCTCGAGTTATGCCAGCAGTCGAGCACAGCAACAGTCAGCATCAGCTGCAGCCGCAGCAGCAGCCGCAGCCGCCGCAGCTGCAGCAACAGGTGCAACAACAGGTACACCATCAACTGCAGGGAACATTGGGACGCACAGGGCTGCCCTGGCAGCAGCAACACTCACTTCATCAACAGCCCCCAACTACAATAACCGCAGCCCTCGCGCCCTCCACTCGTCCTCCGCCGCCGGTCAAGCCTCGGCAG